One genomic segment of Brassica napus cultivar Da-Ae chromosome A3, Da-Ae, whole genome shotgun sequence includes these proteins:
- the LOC106437032 gene encoding GPI-anchored protein LLG1, with protein sequence MSLKFVSGALFFCLLLSIFPSFSSSSFISDGVFGSQALVTGRNLLQTKKTCPVNFEFMNYTIITSQCKGPKFPVKECCSAFLDFACPYTEQLNDLSNDCATTMFSYINLYGQYPPGLFANQCKGGKEGLECPAMSPASAADVNAAVNTASTPLWLTIFAALLVFVKLL encoded by the exons ATGTCTCTCAAGTTCGTCTCTGGAGCTCTTTTCTTCTGTCTTCTACTCTCAATATTCCCATctttctcatcctccagttTCATCTCAg ATGGTGTGTTCGGATCTCAGGCTTTGGTTACCGGAAGAAACCTACTTCAGACCAAGAAAA CATGTCCAGTGAACTTTGAGTTTATGAACTATACAATCATAACAAGCCAGTGCAAAGGTCCCAAATTCCCAGTAAAGGAATGCTGCTCCGCGTTTTTGGACTTTGCGTGTCCTTACACCGAACAGCTCAATGACCTGAGTAACGATTGTGCTACCACTATGTTCAGTTACATCAATCTCTATGGGCAATACCCGCCTGGACTTTTCGCTAACCAGTGCAAAGGAGGTAAAGAAGGTCTAGAGTGCCCCGCTATGTCTCCTGCTTCAGCGGCAGACGTAAACGCAGCCGTCAACACCGCTTCTACTCCTCTTTGGCTGACCATTTTTGCAGCTTTGTTGGTTTTTGTTAAATTGTTATGA